The following proteins come from a genomic window of Nocardiopsis sp. YSL2:
- a CDS encoding metal-dependent hydrolase, which yields MGSSHAATGVLAGAAIGVLCGSGPMDVLLCAAVAAGAALLPDLDEPGSTVGRSLGLVTEKASEMLREASRSVYLRTATEVELAAAKDGAHRYLTHTVPACAAFGLVASAVAAIAPLGTGLVVFATAALGLGTVARSLKSWGPLRRRRIAASVTAVVIATGAVFAEGGGPAPWLIGATVALGALTHVLGDWLTRSGVPLAWPFVVRGKRWWMFRSPVAFHTGKSRVEDGIRWASLAGLPLMLLLDSPPPAVG from the coding sequence ATGGGTTCGTCGCACGCCGCGACCGGTGTGCTCGCCGGCGCGGCCATCGGTGTGCTGTGCGGTTCCGGTCCCATGGACGTGCTGTTGTGCGCGGCCGTCGCAGCGGGTGCCGCGCTGCTCCCCGATCTGGACGAACCGGGCAGCACCGTGGGCCGGTCGCTGGGACTGGTGACGGAGAAGGCGTCGGAGATGCTGCGGGAGGCCTCACGGAGCGTGTACCTGCGCACGGCCACGGAGGTGGAGCTGGCCGCGGCCAAGGACGGGGCCCACCGGTACCTGACGCACACCGTCCCCGCGTGTGCGGCCTTCGGCCTGGTGGCGTCGGCGGTGGCGGCGATCGCGCCGCTGGGCACCGGGCTGGTGGTGTTCGCGACGGCCGCGCTGGGGTTGGGGACGGTCGCCCGGTCCCTGAAGAGCTGGGGTCCGCTGAGAAGGCGGAGAATCGCGGCCTCTGTGACAGCGGTCGTCATCGCGACCGGCGCGGTGTTCGCCGAGGGTGGCGGTCCCGCGCCGTGGCTGATCGGGGCGACGGTCGCCCTCGGCGCGCTGACTCACGTGCTGGGCGACTGGCTGACCCGGTCGGGGGTGCCGCTGGCCTGGCCGTTCGTGGTGCGCGGCAAGAGGTGGTGGATGTTCAGGTCGCCGGTGGCGTTCCACACCGGCAAGAGCAGGGTCGAGGACGGCATCCGGTGGGCGTCGTTGGCGGGCCTGCCGCTGATGCTCCTCCTCGACTCACCTCCACCGGCGGTGGGGTGA
- a CDS encoding erythromycin esterase family protein: MPASSHHDPFASELRGSTVPLIHLDPEAPLDDLEPLRDIVEGARVVAVGEHSHSIDEFARMRRRLLRFLVERCGFTVLAFEHGFSEGFALDAWAQGEGADDDLADHLAGTAPVGVGGPLRWIRRYNRSAAPPVRFAGVDLPAAGGSLLPALEPVAEYLRQVDPENVPAVETAMRIAASFAADSGAAAAPAWARLATADQDALSAILSRLLIRFRSVEPLYVARSDQHGYDVALRRLEGACQADYTFHAMADLLTGQGLTADNSARDAYMAESLLWHLERGEPEARVVLVAHNAHIQKAPVSFEGRLTAFPMGQHLHRALGDEYFALGLTSTTGHTAELRRDDNARSGFALDAAELGPPEPGSVEAAIADAELGLGIADLRRARARDRGGDISDTGPDRIRLQGEYLQIPVLDAFDGILNTPLSTVAGGLGGR; this comes from the coding sequence ATGCCTGCTTCGTCCCACCACGATCCCTTCGCCTCGGAGCTGCGCGGCAGCACCGTCCCCCTCATCCACCTCGACCCGGAGGCCCCGCTCGACGACCTGGAGCCGTTGCGCGACATCGTCGAGGGAGCGCGCGTCGTCGCCGTCGGCGAGCACTCCCACTCCATCGACGAGTTCGCGCGCATGCGCCGACGCCTCCTACGGTTCCTCGTCGAACGCTGCGGCTTCACCGTCCTGGCCTTCGAGCACGGTTTCAGCGAGGGCTTCGCCCTCGACGCCTGGGCTCAGGGGGAGGGGGCGGACGACGACCTCGCGGACCATCTCGCCGGAACGGCCCCGGTGGGAGTCGGCGGTCCGCTGCGCTGGATCCGCCGGTACAACCGCTCCGCCGCACCACCGGTCCGATTCGCCGGCGTCGACCTCCCGGCCGCCGGAGGCTCCCTGCTGCCCGCCCTGGAACCGGTCGCCGAGTACCTGCGCCAGGTCGATCCGGAGAACGTCCCGGCCGTCGAGACGGCGATGCGGATCGCCGCGTCCTTCGCCGCTGACTCCGGGGCCGCCGCCGCGCCGGCGTGGGCGCGGCTGGCCACAGCCGACCAGGACGCCCTCAGCGCGATCCTGTCGCGCCTGCTCATCCGGTTCCGGTCCGTCGAACCGCTCTACGTGGCCCGCTCCGACCAACACGGCTACGACGTCGCCCTGCGACGCCTGGAAGGTGCCTGCCAGGCCGACTACACCTTCCACGCCATGGCCGACCTGCTCACCGGCCAGGGGCTGACCGCCGACAACTCGGCCCGGGACGCCTACATGGCCGAGTCGCTCCTGTGGCACCTGGAGCGCGGCGAACCCGAGGCCCGTGTCGTGCTGGTGGCCCACAACGCCCACATCCAGAAGGCACCGGTCTCGTTCGAGGGCCGGCTCACGGCCTTCCCGATGGGGCAGCACCTGCACCGCGCCCTCGGCGACGAGTACTTCGCTCTCGGCCTCACCAGCACCACCGGACACACCGCCGAGTTGCGCCGTGACGACAACGCGCGGTCCGGGTTCGCCCTCGACGCGGCCGAGCTGGGTCCGCCCGAGCCGGGGAGCGTCGAGGCCGCCATCGCCGACGCCGAACTCGGACTGGGCATCGCCGACCTGCGCCGCGCACGCGCGCGGGACCGCGGGGGCGACATCTCCGACACGGGCCCCGACCGCATCCGGCTGCAGGGCGAGTACCTGCAGATCCCCGTGCTGGACGCGTTCGACGGCATCCTCAACACCCCGCTGTCCACCGTGGCCGGTGGTCTCGGCGGCAGGTGA
- a CDS encoding MaoC family dehydratase — protein MPITVNGLDELRAAAGRDLGHSSWLDVDQKRVNLFADATDDHQWIHVDPVRAAGGPFGGPIAHGYLTLSLVIPLFSELLVMEGISVSINYGLNRVRFISPVPVGSRIRMAATLAEVTDVRGGVQCVVDATVEIEGRDKPAVVGQAVFRYLA, from the coding sequence ATGCCCATCACCGTCAACGGACTCGACGAACTGCGTGCCGCCGCCGGCCGCGACCTCGGCCACAGCTCGTGGCTGGACGTCGACCAGAAGCGCGTCAACCTGTTCGCCGACGCCACCGACGACCACCAGTGGATCCACGTCGACCCCGTGCGCGCCGCGGGCGGCCCCTTCGGCGGCCCCATCGCCCACGGCTACCTCACTCTGTCACTGGTGATTCCGCTGTTCAGCGAGCTGCTCGTGATGGAGGGCATCTCCGTCTCGATCAACTACGGCCTGAACAGGGTGCGCTTCATCTCCCCCGTCCCCGTCGGCTCGCGCATCCGCATGGCCGCCACCCTGGCCGAGGTCACCGACGTCCGCGGAGGCGTCCAGTGCGTCGTCGACGCCACCGTCGAGATCGAGGGCCGGGACAAGCCCGCCGTGGTGGGCCAGGCCGTCTTCCGCTACCTGGCCTGA
- a CDS encoding long-chain fatty acid--CoA ligase → MLNEGLGSWSARRARTSPERVAVVHEGTALTYAELHTRVLRLAWALRGLGVRTGDRVAYLGANHPSLLETLLACGTVGAVFVPLNTRLANPELDVIVRDCAPVLLVHGGDHAGAAAALHEADAVPHLLAVTGGGRDARGGDGGRVPAASDYEELIAAQSPDPLDAPVGLDDVCMIMYTSGTTGRPKGAMLTHGNITWNCVNVLLDVDITADEVTLVTAPMFHTAALNMTCLPTLLKGARVVISSRFDPDLAFDLIESERVTWMFGVPAMFNALSAAPRWAEADLSSIRILEAGGAPVPDTTIATYQKRGLTFLQGYGMTETSPGVLFLGAADAVRKAGSAGRPSFFTDARVVRPDLTPADPHEPGEIVVHGPNVMLGYWGRGADTPSSHTTDGWFRTGDVAVTDEEGYVRVVDRVKDMYISGGENVYPAEVENVLHEHPDVADCAVVGIPDDRWGEVGHAVVVLADGAATTADDLAGHCRRHLAGYKSPKSFAFTDALPRNASGKLLKHRLRQTL, encoded by the coding sequence ATGCTCAACGAAGGCCTGGGATCGTGGTCCGCCCGCCGGGCGCGCACCTCCCCCGAGCGCGTGGCCGTCGTCCACGAGGGCACCGCCCTCACCTACGCCGAACTCCACACCCGCGTCCTGCGCCTGGCCTGGGCCCTGCGCGGCCTGGGAGTACGGACCGGCGACCGGGTCGCCTACCTGGGCGCCAACCACCCCTCGCTGTTGGAGACCCTGCTGGCCTGCGGCACGGTGGGAGCGGTCTTCGTTCCCCTCAACACCCGCCTGGCCAACCCCGAGCTCGACGTGATCGTGCGCGACTGCGCCCCCGTGCTGCTCGTCCACGGCGGCGACCACGCCGGGGCCGCAGCCGCACTGCACGAAGCGGACGCCGTCCCGCACCTGCTCGCCGTCACGGGCGGCGGGCGCGACGCGCGCGGGGGCGACGGCGGCCGTGTCCCGGCGGCCTCGGACTACGAGGAACTGATCGCCGCCCAGTCACCCGACCCCCTCGACGCCCCCGTGGGGCTCGACGACGTCTGCATGATCATGTACACGTCCGGGACCACCGGGCGGCCCAAGGGCGCGATGCTCACCCACGGCAACATCACGTGGAACTGCGTCAACGTGCTCCTGGACGTGGACATCACCGCCGACGAGGTCACCCTGGTGACCGCGCCGATGTTCCACACCGCCGCCCTGAACATGACCTGCCTGCCCACCCTGCTCAAGGGCGCCCGGGTGGTCATCTCCTCCCGGTTCGACCCGGACCTGGCCTTCGACCTCATCGAGTCCGAGCGCGTGACCTGGATGTTCGGTGTCCCGGCCATGTTCAACGCCCTGTCGGCCGCGCCCCGGTGGGCCGAGGCCGACCTGTCCTCGATCCGCATCCTCGAAGCGGGCGGGGCCCCGGTACCGGACACCACCATCGCCACCTACCAGAAGCGCGGGCTGACCTTCCTCCAGGGCTACGGCATGACGGAGACCTCCCCTGGTGTGCTGTTCCTGGGCGCCGCCGACGCCGTGCGCAAGGCCGGGTCGGCCGGCCGTCCCAGCTTCTTCACCGACGCGCGGGTCGTGCGTCCGGACCTGACGCCCGCCGATCCCCACGAGCCCGGCGAGATCGTCGTCCACGGCCCCAACGTCATGCTCGGCTACTGGGGGCGCGGCGCCGACACCCCGTCCTCGCACACCACCGACGGCTGGTTCCGTACCGGCGACGTCGCCGTCACCGACGAGGAGGGCTACGTCCGCGTCGTCGACCGGGTCAAGGACATGTACATCTCCGGCGGGGAGAACGTGTACCCGGCCGAGGTCGAGAACGTCCTGCACGAGCACCCGGACGTGGCCGACTGCGCGGTGGTCGGGATCCCGGACGACCGGTGGGGCGAGGTCGGCCACGCCGTCGTCGTCCTGGCCGACGGGGCCGCGACCACCGCCGACGACCTGGCCGGACACTGCCGTCGCCACCTGGCCGGCTACAAGTCCCCCAAGTCCTTCGCCTTCACCGACGCGCTGCCCCGCAACGCCTCCGGCAAGCTCCTCAAGCACCGCCTGCGCCAGACCCTCTGA
- a CDS encoding amidohydrolase family protein, whose protein sequence is MGGANGIDLDSITAIDVHTHAEVSARGGDAIGADLHAASGDYFKVEGERRPTLDQIAAHYRERSMACVVFPVDTESTTGLPAVPNEEVAEAAMAHPDALIPFASVDPAKGALGARQVRRLVEDYGVKGFKFHPSLQEFFPNDRSAYRVYEAIRESGAIALFHTGQTGIGAGVPGGGGIRLKYSNPLHVDDVAADFPGMPIILAHPSFPWQEEALSVAVHKPEVHIDLSGWSPKYFPPILVRYANTLLQDKVLFGSDYPVISPDRWLASFDKLDIKPEVRPKILKDNAARLLGLTPLSEE, encoded by the coding sequence ATGGGCGGCGCGAACGGCATCGACCTGGACAGCATCACCGCGATCGACGTGCACACCCACGCCGAGGTCTCCGCGCGGGGCGGCGACGCCATCGGCGCGGACCTGCACGCCGCCTCCGGCGACTACTTCAAGGTCGAGGGCGAGCGCCGGCCCACGCTGGATCAGATCGCCGCGCACTACCGCGAGCGGAGCATGGCGTGCGTCGTCTTCCCCGTGGACACCGAGTCCACGACCGGCCTGCCCGCGGTCCCCAACGAGGAGGTCGCCGAGGCCGCGATGGCCCACCCCGACGCACTGATCCCCTTCGCCAGCGTCGACCCGGCCAAGGGCGCCCTGGGCGCCCGCCAGGTCCGCCGCCTGGTGGAGGACTACGGGGTCAAGGGGTTCAAGTTCCACCCCTCGCTGCAGGAGTTCTTCCCCAACGACCGCTCCGCCTACCGGGTCTACGAGGCGATCCGCGAGAGCGGGGCCATCGCGCTGTTCCACACCGGCCAGACCGGGATCGGCGCCGGCGTCCCCGGGGGCGGCGGTATCCGGCTGAAGTACTCCAACCCCCTGCACGTGGACGACGTCGCCGCCGACTTCCCCGGCATGCCCATCATCCTCGCCCACCCCTCCTTCCCCTGGCAGGAGGAGGCCCTGTCCGTCGCGGTCCACAAACCCGAGGTGCACATCGACCTGTCGGGGTGGTCACCGAAGTACTTTCCGCCGATCCTGGTGCGATACGCCAACACCCTGCTCCAGGACAAGGTCCTCTTCGGCTCCGACTACCCGGTCATCTCTCCCGACCGGTGGTTGGCGTCCTTCGACAAGCTCGACATCAAGCCCGAGGTCAGGCCCAAGATCCTCAAGGACAACGCCGCGCGCCTGCTCGGGCTCACCCCCCTCTCCGAGGAGTAG
- a CDS encoding SDR family NAD(P)-dependent oxidoreductase: protein MDLSGQSALVTGAGRGLGRAYALELARRGASVVVNDADAEAAATVVEEIAEAGGTAVAHAAAVGSAGTARALVDTAVERFGRLDVLVANAGVLRDRVLWKMSDEDFDTVIDVHLRGAFTCARAAVTHMRERGEGGRLIMVASPAGQRGNFGQTNYAAAKAGIAAMVRTWSMECARAGITVNAVVPVAATAMTATIPAFAPHVAAAQDEGVPLPGWMRQAEGFGTPEDCAGLVAYLASAESAHVTGQCVGVGGDKLSLWAHPREVSVAYRDGGWSAEDISTAWATTLGRDEQSVGIPAPAAPAAPAEPGKDA, encoded by the coding sequence ATGGACCTCAGCGGACAGTCGGCTCTGGTGACCGGGGCGGGCCGCGGACTCGGCCGCGCCTACGCCCTCGAACTCGCCCGCCGCGGCGCCTCCGTCGTCGTCAACGACGCCGATGCCGAGGCCGCCGCCACCGTGGTCGAGGAGATCGCCGAGGCCGGCGGCACCGCCGTCGCGCACGCCGCCGCCGTGGGCTCGGCCGGGACCGCCCGGGCGCTGGTGGACACGGCCGTGGAACGGTTCGGCCGCCTGGACGTGCTGGTCGCCAACGCGGGCGTCCTGCGCGACCGCGTGCTGTGGAAGATGTCCGACGAGGATTTCGACACCGTCATCGACGTCCACCTGCGCGGCGCCTTCACCTGTGCCCGCGCCGCCGTCACCCACATGCGCGAGCGCGGCGAGGGCGGACGGCTCATCATGGTCGCCTCGCCCGCCGGACAGCGCGGCAACTTCGGCCAGACCAACTACGCCGCCGCCAAGGCGGGCATCGCGGCGATGGTGCGCACCTGGTCGATGGAGTGCGCCCGGGCGGGGATCACCGTCAACGCCGTCGTCCCGGTGGCCGCCACGGCGATGACCGCCACCATCCCCGCGTTCGCCCCGCACGTGGCCGCCGCCCAGGACGAGGGCGTCCCGCTGCCCGGGTGGATGCGCCAGGCCGAGGGGTTCGGCACGCCCGAGGACTGCGCCGGGCTGGTCGCCTACCTCGCTTCCGCGGAGTCCGCGCACGTCACCGGCCAGTGCGTGGGCGTGGGCGGCGACAAGCTCTCCCTGTGGGCCCACCCGCGGGAGGTGTCCGTGGCCTACCGCGACGGCGGCTGGAGCGCGGAGGACATCAGCACCGCGTGGGCCACCACGCTGGGCCGCGACGAGCAGAGTGTGGGCATCCCCGCGCCCGCCGCGCCCGCCGCGCCCGCCGAGCCCGGGAAGGACGCCTGA
- a CDS encoding PaaX family transcriptional regulator C-terminal domain-containing protein, protein MTGHIVEREPEAEEAADAGTAGAVRPRPQSLMLAFLGRFVLGRDLRVFSGSFIDVFARLGVSEQAVRSTLSRMAQRGMLDRRRSGRRVYFGLTPRAVDVLTDGDQRIWDAGVVNLDGGGMWTLLSFSLPESWQRQRHDLRTHLSWAGFGPLRSGLWIAPTVVDTTAFVDELGLTDHVHVFHASLGAPTQAAQLVNEAYDVDDLAAGYRRFLERWDSPDPVPEAPDDLARLLLLTSEWMRLIRADPRLPLAYLPDPWPAVPAQELVNDLHRRYGESATRIVEEVVDTLPAD, encoded by the coding sequence ATGACAGGACATATCGTCGAACGGGAGCCCGAAGCCGAGGAGGCGGCGGACGCCGGGACGGCGGGAGCGGTACGGCCGCGGCCGCAGTCGCTCATGCTCGCCTTCCTCGGCCGGTTCGTCCTGGGCAGGGACCTGCGCGTGTTCTCCGGGTCCTTCATCGACGTGTTCGCCCGCCTGGGCGTGTCCGAGCAGGCCGTGCGCTCCACGCTGAGCCGGATGGCCCAACGCGGCATGCTCGACCGTCGGCGCAGCGGCCGGCGCGTCTACTTCGGACTCACGCCCCGCGCCGTCGACGTGCTCACCGACGGCGACCAGCGCATCTGGGACGCCGGGGTCGTCAACCTCGACGGGGGCGGCATGTGGACGCTGCTGTCCTTCTCCCTGCCCGAGTCCTGGCAGCGCCAGCGGCACGACCTGCGCACCCACCTGTCCTGGGCCGGATTCGGCCCCCTGCGGAGCGGACTGTGGATCGCGCCCACGGTCGTGGACACCACCGCCTTCGTCGACGAACTCGGTCTCACCGACCACGTCCACGTCTTCCACGCCAGCCTGGGCGCGCCCACCCAGGCCGCCCAGCTCGTCAACGAGGCCTACGACGTCGACGACCTGGCCGCGGGGTACCGGCGCTTCCTGGAGCGGTGGGACTCCCCGGATCCCGTTCCCGAGGCGCCCGACGACCTGGCCCGCCTGCTGCTGCTCACCTCGGAGTGGATGCGGCTCATCCGCGCCGACCCGCGCCTGCCGCTGGCCTACCTGCCCGACCCCTGGCCCGCCGTCCCCGCCCAGGAACTCGTCAACGACCTGCACCGGCGCTACGGGGAGTCCGCGACCCGGATCGTCGAGGAGGTCGTGGACACCCTGCCGGCCGACTGA